TTCCTTAATGACTATAAACATAGTATAGCGGCGACGCGTGAAGAAAGTGTGACGCGAAAAGTTTAAAAGCATGATTTTCAGACGAAAAAGTTAGGTCATGGAACGAAAAAATATGACGATTTTTACAAAGTTTATAACGAAATGATGACCGTCATAAATCAATATGAGTGGCTAAATGCTGGTGTGACGCAGTTTTTATTGGTCCTAGACTCTGAGGTGCTATAATGAAGCACAAATTAATCGAAAGGTGTTTTCCAAATATGACAATTAAAATCGTCACCGATTCGTCGGTCCAATTAACGACGGCCGAGATTGCACAGTATAATATTAAAGTGGTTCCGTTACTCGTGGGGTTCGGTGGCGACTTGATTGCAGATACGGCAGTTAGTACCGCGGAATTTGACCAACAGATGGCAGTCAGCCCAGTCTTGCCAACGACTAGCCAGCCGCCAATTGGTGATTTCGTCAGTTGCTACGATGAATTGACAGCGGATGGTAGCCAAGTATTATCACTACATTTGACGGAGACATTGAGTGGGACGGTCAATGCTGCTCGCCAAGCTGCCAAACTTGCTAGTGGCGATGTGACAGTTATTGATACCCAGGCGGCTGACCGTGGGATGGCCTTTCAAGTGCTTACAGCAGCACGGATGGCTCACGCCGGTGCGGATATGGCCACAATTTTGGCGAAGATAACCGTCATTCGGCAGCATACTAAGACCTACTTGTTCGTGGATACGCTCGACAATTTGGTCAAAGGTGGGCGCGTCCCTAAGTTGGCTGGCATGGTCACGAATTTGATTAAATTAAAATTTGTCTTTGAATTAGAAGCCGGAAAATTAAAACTTTATACGCGGGGGCGCGGGAAAAAGGCGCTAATCAAAGCGCAGGAACAAATTCTAGACCAATTAGCGGATGCGACTCGAGTCGAAGCGGCTGGAATTTCTTACGTCGGCGAACCGAGCGTTGCGGAAGCGCCAGAAAAGCTTCTCCAACAAGTCGTTCCACAAGTAACGCCACTGGTTGCGCGTACTAGTCCAATTATTGCGACGCACACCGGTGTTGGCGCTTACGCATTGATGTTTTATACAGTTGATTAAATTTGACGAACTAACCTACTATTAAAAATTACTTTGATGTGTTATAATTAATTAATGATAAATGAGAACCGTGTTGGTGCACTGTTCTGAGCCTAACCACCATTTAATGATGACTAGACCCGGATGGGGCACCTTTTTTGTCACTCTTTTCACTAAAAGAAAGTAGGAACTTATGTGAGCTATCTTCTCAATAATCCGTTTTTCGGGATCGGACTGTCGATCTTGGTGTATGGGATTGGCGAGTATTTATATCACAAAACAAATCGCTTTGTGTTATTCCAACCGTTATTTTTTGGAATGCTGCTCGGGATTGGTTTATTGGTATTGATTGCGTCGATTCTAAAGGCACCCGTGCAAAAAGTTTATGAAGCGTACCAGGTTGGTGGCGACTGGTTATTCTGGTTTGTGGCGCCCGCCACCGTCTCGTTTGCGGTGCCACTATATAAGCGTAATGATATCTTTAAGAAACATTGGGATGTCATTGTGATTGCGTTAGCGATTGGGTTAGGGCTGTCATTATTTGGTATCTATGGGATTTCACGGTTGCTCGGTCTGACGGATGCAGCGTTAGGTGCCATGTTAGTACAAGCAGCAACGACAGCAATTGCTTTACCGGTGGCTGAGTCGGTGGGTGGCGATCAAGCCATTGCGGCGTTCGCAGTCATTCTGAATTCAGTTTTGATTTACGCGTTAGGCGACCATTTTATTCGCTGGTTCAAATTGCACAAGAATCCGCTCGGTGCCGGGTTAGGATTCGGAATTGCCGGTAATGCGGTTGGTGCCACTAAAGCGATTGAAGTGAGCGAGGCTGCGGGCGCAACTGGTGCAATCGCCTTTGTGATTGCCGGTATTCTTGTTAATTTTATGGTTCCAGGGTTTGCGCAGTTGATTGGTTTAGGTTAGATGGTCCGGGAGGGATTCGATGAAAAAAGGCGCGTTTATTACACAAATTGTGATTTATGGTTTGATTTTATTGGCTAGTAGTTTAATTGCTAATTTAGTCAATAAGATTTGGCCCGCATTCCCAATGCCGACACCGTTGATTGGGATGATTCTACTATACTTGCTGTTAACGTTTAAAGTGGTCAAACTTGAGCAGGTGGCGGGTGTTAGCAACTTTTTCGTCCAATTTATCAGCTTGATTTTCATTCCATCAGGGATCGCGTTAGTAACTAAGTTAGACGTGTTAAAGGCAGAAGGCGTTCAGATTGTGATCGTCATTATTGTTTCGACACTAATGTTGTTGCTTTTTACAGCGGGAATCGCGTGGGTTTTAATTCAAGTCAAGGAATGGTTCATTGCTCGTCGAACGAACAGCAATGTTGAGTTGGAAGAAGATTAAATCTTGGTGGCACATAATTTACTCGTGAGTAGATTGGGTACCAGTTGGATCTAATCGAAACAGGCAGTTGTTGAACCGCTTGTTTTGGCTATTACAAGATAATAGCAGGCCGTTGTGGGGATTGCATACCCATGACGGCTTTTTTAGACGGCAATAAAAAAGCCACCACATCAGCGGATGTAGTGGTCAAGGAGTAGGAAACATCAAAGTGGGGGCTTTGATGAACCCCATTCATCAGACTTGGGGGAGTCTATGAATGAAAGTGATTATTAGCTGCATTATGGCAGCAACGCACTAATAATCGAAAAAACTAAAGAATATTAAGGATTGACAGTCAGTTGGTCACTTTCTATCAATCTGCGACTATTATAATTGCAAAAGTTATTGGCTGCAACTAATTGAGCTGATTAATTAGTTTAAAGTAACGCGGGGCTGGAAATCAGCCGCAAATAAGCCCATGTGATAGAGGTCGATTCGTTGCCCATCACGCTTGATAGCACGCTTATTGGTGCCCTCAAATTCAAAACCACTATTCTGGTAAACAGCGATAGCGGCGGGGTTTGTTGCGATGACGTCCAAACAGACTTTGTAAAGATTCAATTCGTTAAAAGCGTAGTTCAAAATCAAGCTGAGTGTCTCGGTACCATAACCATGGCCGCGTTCGTCGGGATCACCGATTGCGATGGCTAATTGGGCAACCTGGTTATGCCATTCGATATTGAATAGGGTGACAAAGCCTAATAAGTGGTCGTCTTCTAAACTATGAACGTGAAAGTAGTATTCGGTATTCCGATCAAGGTTACGGTAAGTTCGTTCGAGTTCTTCACCGGTCAGTGGTCGGGCGGCAGCCGTATCCATTTTACGAACAAAATCGGCGTCAGTGTACCAGTCACTGATCTCATCAAAATCTTCTGGCTGGGGAACAGCAAGGGCCACATGGGGCCCGACAAACATATTTTTCAAAATAATCCCTCACTCGTATGATGTTATTAAAGCTTATCTTCATGGTGGCGGCAAAAGGTGGGCTTGTCAACCAAAAATTATGAGATTACGCGTCAGACTAGCTAGCTCAGTATGAAACACGGGTGGCATGTGCCAAGTGCTGATGTCAAGAACAACTAGCTCTGGGGGACGGCGAAATAAGATGCGGATATACTGAAGACTTACAGTAAAGCCGTTGGGCACGTGCTGCCGATAATGTGGTTTCAGTATAATGAGGGCAATACGGGTGATGGCTGAACTATTGGTGAAAGGTGTTGCTGTGGGGGCACTTTTCAATGGTGCGTAAAGAGAGGTTAGCACAAACTTTACAGTTACTTTATATGAAGATTGGTAAAACTTTACGTTAGCTCGCTATATTAGAGATAACCATCTGGTGATTAAAGTATGAGAGGGAGGATCGAATTGCGTCCTTTACAAGTTATTCAGATTTCTGATCTACATTTAACCCCCCGCGGCCAAGTACCGGCACATGGTCAGCAGTACGATCCCTGGGGCAAGCTTGCCAATATTATTGATGATATTCGGCGATTACCAACCATGCCAGATTTGATTGTTTTTACCGGGGACTTGATTCATGACGGTAGCGCTGACGATTATCAGCGGCTGCACGCAATCATCCATACGATGGAAGCTGAATTTGATTGTCATGTTCGAGTTATCCTTGGAAACCATGATCGGCGAGCGGCGTTTTACGAAGGGTATTTGCCGGCTGACCCGGGACCATACTACGCGAGTCGCATGCGGATTGGCAACAACGACTTTTATTTTTTGGATTCAAAGGTTAGCGGTTATGAGGCAGGCTGGTTGGCACCACAACAGCTACAATGGTTGGGAAAACATCTACGACAGGCACCGACAAAGCGGGCTTTTCTATTTTTGCATCACCCCCTAGATGGGCCGACGATGACAAATATGCACTATGCGATTTTACAAAATACGCCGGCGCTGTTATCGGTGCTTCGGGGACATAATTTAGGCGGCGTATTCTCTGGTCACGTTCACTTTGTTTCAAGTTATTTGATTGGAGATAATATTCTGAATGTGGTGGCCGGTTCTGCGGCCTATGCGATCGATTGCCATGATCCACATCATCATTATGTTCATGAGGGCAGTAGTTACCAAATCATTACAATCGATCGAGGACAGGTCGGTGTGACAACGCGCCAGTTACTGCATGGGAAAGCGGTTATTGATGAATTGACGAT
This Lactiplantibacillus plantarum DNA region includes the following protein-coding sequences:
- a CDS encoding DegV family protein, producing MTIKIVTDSSVQLTTAEIAQYNIKVVPLLVGFGGDLIADTAVSTAEFDQQMAVSPVLPTTSQPPIGDFVSCYDELTADGSQVLSLHLTETLSGTVNAARQAAKLASGDVTVIDTQAADRGMAFQVLTAARMAHAGADMATILAKITVIRQHTKTYLFVDTLDNLVKGGRVPKLAGMVTNLIKLKFVFELEAGKLKLYTRGRGKKALIKAQEQILDQLADATRVEAAGISYVGEPSVAEAPEKLLQQVVPQVTPLVARTSPIIATHTGVGAYALMFYTVD
- a CDS encoding LrgB family protein, whose product is MSYLLNNPFFGIGLSILVYGIGEYLYHKTNRFVLFQPLFFGMLLGIGLLVLIASILKAPVQKVYEAYQVGGDWLFWFVAPATVSFAVPLYKRNDIFKKHWDVIVIALAIGLGLSLFGIYGISRLLGLTDAALGAMLVQAATTAIALPVAESVGGDQAIAAFAVILNSVLIYALGDHFIRWFKLHKNPLGAGLGFGIAGNAVGATKAIEVSEAAGATGAIAFVIAGILVNFMVPGFAQLIGLG
- a CDS encoding CidA/LrgA family protein; protein product: MKKGAFITQIVIYGLILLASSLIANLVNKIWPAFPMPTPLIGMILLYLLLTFKVVKLEQVAGVSNFFVQFISLIFIPSGIALVTKLDVLKAEGVQIVIVIIVSTLMLLLFTAGIAWVLIQVKEWFIARRTNSNVELEED
- a CDS encoding GNAT family N-acetyltransferase, which produces MFVGPHVALAVPQPEDFDEISDWYTDADFVRKMDTAAARPLTGEELERTYRNLDRNTEYYFHVHSLEDDHLLGFVTLFNIEWHNQVAQLAIAIGDPDERGHGYGTETLSLILNYAFNELNLYKVCLDVIATNPAAIAVYQNSGFEFEGTNKRAIKRDGQRIDLYHMGLFAADFQPRVTLN
- a CDS encoding metallophosphoesterase family protein, encoding MRGRIELRPLQVIQISDLHLTPRGQVPAHGQQYDPWGKLANIIDDIRRLPTMPDLIVFTGDLIHDGSADDYQRLHAIIHTMEAEFDCHVRVILGNHDRRAAFYEGYLPADPGPYYASRMRIGNNDFYFLDSKVSGYEAGWLAPQQLQWLGKHLRQAPTKRAFLFLHHPLDGPTMTNMHYAILQNTPALLSVLRGHNLGGVFSGHVHFVSSYLIGDNILNVVAGSAAYAIDCHDPHHHYVHEGSSYQIITIDRGQVGVTTRQLLHGKAVIDELTIPDTKFVGRAPQGYESR